The following nucleotide sequence is from Natronorubrum aibiense.
ATCCCGCTTCTTTGAGCAACCGCCGACAGCTCGGGATTGAGTACTCGACATCGTACGTCTCGTCAAGATACTGCTGAACGAGCGCCGGCGTCCACGCCGGCGCATCAACCCCAACATTCTCTGGTGATTCGTGGACAGCTTCTTCGAATTCTTTTTGCTCTTTTTCTGAGAGCTTCCGCTTTCTCCCAGAGCGGTGAGCATCAGTAACGGCTTGTTCAAGCGACTCGTCGGTGTCGAGTCGCTTGAGCCAGCTATAGATTGTCCGTCGCTGAACGTCGTACCACTCGGCTAGTTCAGTCTGCGTGACGCCGTTCTTGTATGCTATTGCTGCTAAGAGCCGTTCTGTCGGCTTCTTACCCTCCACGTTGTCAAGGGCATCTTGCAATTCTTCGACAGAGATTTTATCGAGATGATCCACTGTGTTTAGCAACACAGTCTGAGTAGAAAGTTCTAACGGATACTATAGTATCTGTCCGCTGGGTGATTAGTATAGTCGATGCGTCATATAGTAGTGTACGAACCGTTCAAATCATTCCCTAACGCTGGTTCGACTTCCCACCCACGAATTACGATCGTGGTCAACCCGAATAGAGAGGAGATCTAACTATTTTTGATTGGGTTTTACACAACGCATTTAATTGATTGTTCAATCAAAATCGTGCAAGAGCAGGCAGGTAGCCGTAGCCATCGACGAGAAGCACAGTGTTGGAGAGATCATGTTTTTCGGTCAATTAATGCAAAAACGAGGCGGCTGGGTCGGTGCCCCAACATCCAAATACTGCGACATTGTGGATTAGTTGTAAGTCTATGTCTATTGCAGAGCACACCCAAGACCGGCTATCGTTTATATTGACAGCAATTTTATTAACCGCAACCCACGACAGATTTGCCGTCGACGGTCTGGGATAGTGATAGCGATCCGTCACATCCACTTATAGATTGCTTGGTAAGAACGTTCTATGTTGAACACGCAGAGAATCGCGTGCGTCTCTCGAAGCAAACAACCGGTTGCATGAAGACGGACGGTGAACACCCTGGCTGGCGTCGCCTCCGCTCACGCTCTCAATCTCCGTCAAATTCCGCTGCATAGCACTCGCTGATCAGGTCTGCGAGCTGCATATCCAAGCCAACTCTACGACCTACTCCTTCTCAAACTGCGCTAATTAGACGGTATCATCGAGACCCAGTGGGCCGCCACCTACCCTGTCCAACAGGGATATCCCTTCTGTACTAGTTGATTTTGATCGTAGATTTGCCTTGAACAGTTGCAGGAACTTGACCTGAAGAGAGAATTCGACCTGGGCAATAGTAGAGATACACCCGAAATTGGCGGATAGATAGACTGGGAAGCAGTGATAAAGATAATAGTGGTAGCGATACATTGTGTATTCGACATTGTAGAATTCCGACTCACAGACCTGCGAATGCAACAACTTTGGGGACTAAGTTCTGACCCCGTGTTGAGTGTCCACTGGCGTTTACACCAGTATTAGTGTAAATTATGATGCGCGGTGTAAAGCCACTAGAACAGAACGACAATCTGGTGAGGCCACACAGAATTGTCTTCGATTCGAAAACGGATTCAGAGGTTGAAATTTTCCGCGGGATTCGGTGGTGATTTGTAATGAGACACAAAATATTCACCCTCCGCACGGTGTTTTTCGACTGACATCGGATGGAAGGTCTGTATCGGCGTAATCCATCCATCAAGGACCAACCCAGTCAAGGAATTTACAAACGTATATTCATCAATAATCCTTGGAAAACGCATCAATGTCCATCAACATTGATCGTTGATGTTTCTTCTTGAGAAACGCAATTCGGGCGTCCACATCGTAGACGGGGCCAGTTGCCGATACCGACGCGATGAGGAGAATATCGAGACCAGCATAGAGGTGGTGTTAGCACAACCCACTATCGGGAGTCAACTATTGGATGCTCTCTCAGTTCCCCAGTAGACGACACCGGTCGAGCTCGTCGTTTCTAAATAAGATACACGAAGACGATTCTCATGATGCGCGAGAACACTTATCAACTAAGAACGAAACATCGTGCGTGCAAAACCATCCTGAAAAATAGTAACGAATGAGGAGAGGCAGCAGTTCAGTATCGAATCACTCGCGAAGCGCGGTCGATCGTCTATTGTATTCACGACCGAAACACAACCGAAGTCAGATTTTCGTAATGAGAAACGGATGCGATCGACATATCAAATAGATCGTTGTCACTATCCAACACGAAAAAATACAGTGTCATCCACAAGGACGACAACTCGTAATCGCTAGTTGAGGGGCCGTGCCGATGGCGTGGGCGCCGTCAGGATATTATCGTTGGTTGTGCTATCGAAGAGGTGAATGTCCGACTCGTCGAACGTGAGCCACAACGGCGCTGTCCGATCGGGTTTCACGTCTGCTGGGACGCGTATCGTGCACTCGTGATCGCCGACCGTGGCGTAGAGATAATTATCACTCCCAATCGGCTCGATTACGTCGAGTTCCGCTCGAATTGCGCGTGGATCCTGCTCATCGGTCAGTGAGATGTGTTCCGGCCGAACACCGAGGGTGAACGACGAGCTGGTTCCAGCGTCGCGTGCCATTGCAGCGGTATCAGCAGCGATCGGATACTCGAACGTGCTACCATGGAGGCAGTCGTCCTCGAGCGTGACGTCGAAGAAATTCATCGCCGGGCTTCCGATGAAGTTCGCGACGAAGCGGTTTGCAGGTTTGTTGTAAATTTCTTCTGGGGGGCCAACTTGCTGAAGCTGACCCTCCGCGACGATAACGATCCGGTCGGACATGGTCATCGCCTCTTCCTGGTCGTGGGTGACGTAGATGGTCGTCGTCTCGAGTTCGTCGTGAATCCGCTGTAACTCGGTCCGCATGTGCATCTTGAGCTTCGCGTCGAGATTCGAGAGGGGTTCGTCCATGAGGAACACGTCCGGGTTCCTGACGATCGCTCGTCCCGTTGCGACGCGTTGTTGCTGTCCGCCAGAGAGGTTCGCGGGTCGTTTCTCGAGGTGATCTTCGATCTCGAGCATCTTCGCTGTGCTCTCGATTCGTTCGTCAATTTCCGATTCATCGAGGTCGGTCGTCAGGCGCAGCCCGTAGGACATGTTGTCCCGGACGGTCATATGTGGGTACAACGCGTAGTTCTGAAAGACCATCGCGATGCCTCGATCTTGCGGAGCGACACCGTTGATAACACGTTCGCCAATCGAGATTTCGCCGTTGGAAATCTCCTCGAGTCCGGCGATCATTCGCAGCAGTGTGGATTTGCCGGAGCCGGATGGTCCGAGAATCGACACGAACTCACCGTCGTTGATCTCGAGGGAGACATCTTCGATGGCGATGATATCGCCGTACTGTTTCTGCACGTCGCTGAAAGTGACTGTACTCATGCTCGGCTACCGCCCAATAGCGTGATCTACTATTTAGAATTTTCTGCTGTTAATGAGACGGGTGTGACGGTGAGACCAATCACCAGCGGCATCAAACAAAAATCAACAACAACAATTATATACCTCTATCCTAAACTCTGTGTCGATGGTTCGCAAACACTGGAATGGACAGGGAGCCGATAGGCGTACGTTTCTCAAATCAGTAGCCACAACGGGCGCTGTTGCCAGCTTCGCTGGCTGTCTCGGCGGTGGTCAAGGCGGGGATGGATCGACAATCGAGTTCTGGACGCTGTTCGCCGGCGGCGACGGTGATGCGATGGAAGCCATGGTCGACGCGTTCAACGACGAACACGACGACTTCCAGATTAGCAGGGAACGGCAACCGTTCGAGCAATACTACGACTCGTTGTTCACCTCGATGACTGGCGGAACGCCGCCTGATCTGGCAGTTTTCCACACGAACGAGCTGCAACGGTTCGTCGACACGTTAACGCCACTCGATGATCGTATCGAATCGGAGACCGAAAGCGCGTACGTCGAGTCGATCTGGAACGAAACAGCACTCGACGGATCACACGTCGCGTTACCCCTTGACACACACCCGAACGCACTGTACTACAACAAGGACATCTTCGAGGAGGCCGGACTCGACCCCGACTCGCCGCCGACGAATTTCGAGGAGCTCCAGCACGCAGCCGATGAGATTACTGCGAATACGGACGCACAAGCGTTTAACCCGGAGCCGTACGGGCAGTTCTATTCCCGGCAGTTCGCTGCCTGGCTCAAATCAGTCGGTTCCGACTTCCTGAACGAGGACGCAACGGCAGCCGCGTTCGACAACGACGAGGCACTCGAACTCGTCGAATTCTACGCGGATATCGCGGACGCGTACGGATGGGACGAGCCGGACGCCTCGAACGACAGAGGCAATCGAGCGTTCCGTGCAGGCGATCTCGCGATGACCATCGACGGAACGTGGTTCTACGGGGTGTTGCGAGAGGCAGAGTACGACTGGGGCATGACCAAACCGTTCGTCGCACCTGGTGCGACCGAACAGTACACCTGGGCGAACAGTCACGCTCTCGCCGTTCCGGCAAACAACAGTCGAAGCGACGAGTTGACCGAAGCAGCCGTCCGCGCTGCAGAATGGCTCACCCAGAACTCCGCCGAGTGGGGGACGGTTGCTGGACACATGCCCGCAAGCAACGATGTGCTTGACTCGGGAGAACTCCAGAATGCAGACGTCTGGGATGCGACTCTCAGCACGTTTTTCGAGATGGCAGACAACGATCAGCTGGTGTACCTGCCAAGCACAGATAACAACGACGACTACGTTCGACCGGTCGACCAGACCCTGGCCCAGGTGTACTCTCAGCAACTCGAGCCTGCGGATGCGCTCGAGGAGATGGTTAGCACGGTCAACGACAATCTCTCATAAGTATGGCAACGAAAGACGATTCAGCGTCACGTCTTGACGCGGTGAGATCGATCGATCTCTCGGATACTGAAACGAGAGCCGGGCTGCTGTTTGCAGCGCCGTATCTCGTGATCTTCAGTATCTTCCTGCTGTATCCGCTCGTTCTCGGCTTCTATATGAGCCTGTTCGAGTGGAACGTGTTCATGCCGAGTGAGTCAGAGTTCATCGGGCTCGAGAACTACGTTCGAATGGTTCAAGACCCAGTGTTCTGGAGTGCGTTCCGAGCGACGGTGTACTTCGTTGCACTCACCGTGCCGACGCTCGTGGTGTTCGGACTGGTTCTAGCCCTCGGTGTGAATCACAATATCAAGGGTAAACGGTTCCTCAGAACCGTCTATTTCAGCCCCTACGTCCTGACCGTCTCGGTCGTGTCGTTGATCTGGATGGAGCTGTACGCTTCGGACTACGGGCCGATCAACTACTATCTCTCCTATCTCGTCTCCAACACACCGACGTGGCTCAATAGCTTCACGTGGGCGATGCCTGCCGTCGCAATCGCGACGGTCTGGTGGACCGTCGGATTCAACTTCATTATCCTGTTGGCAGCCCGCCAGAGCGTTCCAGAGCGCCTGTACGAAGCTGCGCGTATCGATGGCGCGAGCTCGTGGCGAGCGTTCAGGGATATCACGTTGCCCCAGATGCGTCCGGCGATTATGTTCGTCAGTGTCGTGCAGTTCATCTGGTCGTTCCAGGTGTTCGGCCAGGTGTTCGTCATGACAGATGGCGGTCCTGGAAACTCGACGCAGACGATCATCATGTATCTCTACCGAGTCGCGTTCAGGCAACAGGACTTCGGGTATGCCGCAGCGATCGGCTACTTCCTGTTTTTCGT
It contains:
- a CDS encoding carbohydrate ABC transporter permease gives rise to the protein MATKDDSASRLDAVRSIDLSDTETRAGLLFAAPYLVIFSIFLLYPLVLGFYMSLFEWNVFMPSESEFIGLENYVRMVQDPVFWSAFRATVYFVALTVPTLVVFGLVLALGVNHNIKGKRFLRTVYFSPYVLTVSVVSLIWMELYASDYGPINYYLSYLVSNTPTWLNSFTWAMPAVAIATVWWTVGFNFIILLAARQSVPERLYEAARIDGASSWRAFRDITLPQMRPAIMFVSVVQFIWSFQVFGQVFVMTDGGPGNSTQTIIMYLYRVAFRQQDFGYAAAIGYFLFFVLVAVSLANYYFIGREENSS
- a CDS encoding ABC transporter ATP-binding protein — protein: MSTVTFSDVQKQYGDIIAIEDVSLEINDGEFVSILGPSGSGKSTLLRMIAGLEEISNGEISIGERVINGVAPQDRGIAMVFQNYALYPHMTVRDNMSYGLRLTTDLDESEIDERIESTAKMLEIEDHLEKRPANLSGGQQQRVATGRAIVRNPDVFLMDEPLSNLDAKLKMHMRTELQRIHDELETTTIYVTHDQEEAMTMSDRIVIVAEGQLQQVGPPEEIYNKPANRFVANFIGSPAMNFFDVTLEDDCLHGSTFEYPIAADTAAMARDAGTSSSFTLGVRPEHISLTDEQDPRAIRAELDVIEPIGSDNYLYATVGDHECTIRVPADVKPDRTAPLWLTFDESDIHLFDSTTNDNILTAPTPSARPLN
- a CDS encoding ABC transporter substrate-binding protein, whose translation is MVRKHWNGQGADRRTFLKSVATTGAVASFAGCLGGGQGGDGSTIEFWTLFAGGDGDAMEAMVDAFNDEHDDFQISRERQPFEQYYDSLFTSMTGGTPPDLAVFHTNELQRFVDTLTPLDDRIESETESAYVESIWNETALDGSHVALPLDTHPNALYYNKDIFEEAGLDPDSPPTNFEELQHAADEITANTDAQAFNPEPYGQFYSRQFAAWLKSVGSDFLNEDATAAAFDNDEALELVEFYADIADAYGWDEPDASNDRGNRAFRAGDLAMTIDGTWFYGVLREAEYDWGMTKPFVAPGATEQYTWANSHALAVPANNSRSDELTEAAVRAAEWLTQNSAEWGTVAGHMPASNDVLDSGELQNADVWDATLSTFFEMADNDQLVYLPSTDNNDDYVRPVDQTLAQVYSQQLEPADALEEMVSTVNDNLS